Below is a window of Glandiceps talaboti chromosome 15, keGlaTala1.1, whole genome shotgun sequence DNA.
ATCGTAACAACTTGTGAGTGCCACTGTACTACACATGTCTTGACGTCAGCATATTAATATGCGGCAATGCGTCGTCGCTTTTGCTGGTATAAGATGTGCGCCACAGCCAGTATCAGTTTGCTTCGCCGCTTGAAGCGAAGTGATGTTTAAAACACACCTTCTTTGCAGATTCAAGGCAAAGTTACAAGAAAAACCGATCTTGATTTCCATTATTGATCATCATTGCTATAACAATATATACCCGCCAGTTATTTGTACATATCATGGTGAAAGCAAAGCATGCCGGTAATTGGGTCCAGACAACAGTTAACGTTACTATGGTTTCATTTTAAACGGTAACATAGTTCACCATTTCAAGGTGATACAAAGGTCCTGGTCAGTGTACTTTTAAGTTTTAGAGCATCGGACGATCGACCATCAAGGGTACGTACGGTGTCGTGCTGCAGGCTTGGCTGTCCACAGACAACTACACCAGCGGTAAGGAAATTTCTGTTTGACAGTACATATTTTGCAGTTTCAGTGGCTGACAGCCTCAACGgtagtatggggggggggggggtgagggtgggggggggggggcgcttgACCATAATCGTGTTGAGCCCAGTGCgtttgaaaatatacattataacacagacaagtaagaattacttgtctgtgattataATAGTACAGGTAGATAATTCTCTGGGGGTCAGGTTGTATATAGGTCAGAGTTGCACGATATCGTCAGACGGAAAACCTCCTGTCTCCGTGATCTTTGTCTTTCTGTTTAAATGGCGTGAGTCTAATACCTTATAGACTAGAACACATCAGAAATGTGTTCCTGATCGAAGTTAGACAATTTGCTTTCGTAAGTTTGCAATTCAATTGACATGGAATGTCTGCAAAGCTGTCTCGGTATATTTAACGGCTGTCCACGTCATTGTTCGTTGAAGGTAACTGTTGTTAGGTCAATGGGTTGCACTACAATGGCCAAACCGCAGGTATCACACAGTATTTGAGCAATTAGCTGGGCATTTGATTGAAGGGTAAATCAGTCCATATGGATGTATTATtgcaataatagatccatgatcAGTCAAACTACTGTCAGATGAATGGCACTTCGTACCGAGCAACGGCTTAAAGTTAGACAAAAAATAGAGGGATTTTTTATTCACCCAAATATTAACCTTCGTGTTTTATTGTATCATGAGAGGGAAACATCGGTAATttagatattatatatactagtgGAAACAGAGATAGATCAGATCTACTCGTCTTCTccaaacatgttttattttcaccTTTTCATACAGTCcacaaaattataatatatattacagaAATCATGGCTGACTTCGTGAAAGATCGTCAGCTCGTCATGAAAATTCTCAGACGATTTCAAGAAATACTTCACGACGACAAGACGTTGAAAATAGTAGACAATGACATGAACCCTTATGCTAAGAATCCGAGGACACTGGTCAAATCCAACAAATATATTCTCGATCAAGCTCAACGTCAAACTCTACAGGAACATGGTATAAATCCAGACAGTATTGGAATGGATTTCATGTACTTGATTATTAGTATGGTAATGATGCAGAGGTAAATTAGAATGActcatttaatatattttggaTGGTGAAAATGTTTGATCGGAAAACCCGTTACTTtcaataaatactagtatatgtgtatattcaaGATATCTGTCAAATTCAAACACTTTGACTGCAATTAATTACGCTTATAGTCTGAGTGATGTTGAATACACAAAAGATATCGTCTAATACAAAGGTCAAAATATTCGTTCTTGCCTGGGACATTCATTGGCccatagtggagggtctatgattggcTCTAAAATGAACGTTACTCCTGAAAAACGAAGATGACAATAAGGTtgcctgtagatggcagtatacatcatcaAAGTCAATTCGGCCTCTTTAGGCTCAGTGGCTACTGGTGTACAAAGGATTATTTGCTGTTGAATCACATGTGGCTCAGTATTAGTTAGTTATGTGTTtatgaaattaatttgtttgtttggttttatttatttatttatttatttatttatttatttatttatttattttgtttgtttgtttgtttgtttgtttgttttcgtaaacaaaactaactgagcctgagcccCCTGTGTtctatatgtgaaatggtcactaTTATACCCCTATAGGGTAACACCAGCTTTCTGTATTCTAAAGATGTCTCGATTTGTTGCTAGGTGATGGATTGTGTCAAACTAATGATGTCGGCAGGTCCAAATATAATGAGTCAAGATTTAGATATTGGCGACCCAGCACCAGATGCCGATCTTGTCACACTGAAAAATGAGAAAGTAGCACTCAGAAAGATGTGTAAACAGCGCCCACTAGTGGTGATCTCATCTTCCTTGTCCTGACCACCGTTGAGGGTAAGTAGACTATAACAAAATTATTAGTTGTATCACCCAAAGCATTGGTATAGTGACAAAACCAATGCATAGGTATAGTGACAAAACCAATGCATAGGTATAGTGACAAAACCAATACATAGATATAGTGACAAAACCAATGCATAGGTATAGTGACAAAACCAATGCATAGGTATAGTGACAAAACCAATGCATAGGTATAGTGACAAAACCAATGCATAGGTATAGTGACAAAACCAATACATAGATATAGTGACAAAACCAATGCATAGGTATAGTGACAAAACCAATGCATAGGTATAGTGACAAAACCAATGCATAGGTATAGTGACAAAACCAATGCATAGGTATAGTGACAAAACCAATACATAGATATAGTGACAAAACCAATGCATAGGTATAGTGACAAAACCAATACATAGATATAGTGACAAAACCAATGCATAGGTATAGTGACAACACCAATACATAGGTATAGTGTCAACACCAATACATAGATATAGTGACAAAACCAATACATAGGTATAGTGACAAAACCAATACATAGATATAGTGACAAAACCAATGCATAGATATAGTGACAAAACCAATGCATAGGTATAGTGACAACACCAATACATAGGTATAGTGTCAACACCAATACATAGATATAGTGACAAAACCAATACATAGATATAGTGACAAAACCAATACATAGGTATAGTGACAACACCAATGCATAGGTATAGTGACAAAACCAATGCATAGGTGTAGTGACAACTCCAATGCATAGGTGTTGTGACAAAACCAATGCATAGGTGTAGTGACAAAACCAATGCATAGGTGTACGTAGTCACCACTATTGCATAGGTGTAGTGACAACTCTAATCAGTCGagagagaggaggccagtgaggacGGAaggacacaacatatcttacataGTGACATTCTGTATAACTGTGTTGTTGTCATTTCCGTTACAGGCTATTGTTCACAGCGATGGCCTGTCGACATTATATCAGAAATACAAGACAAAAGCTGACTTCCTATTCATTTACCTCAGAGAAGCTCATCCCAAGGAAGGCTGGAGACTGGGATCACACTTTAGTTTTGTTGCCCAACATAAAAGTATAGATGAACGAATAGCTGCAGCAAGGTACTGGTAGTTTCAGTtgacaaaaaacattttgatataattcaTTGTTctgtcaaggaaaatatgagtgacctaaggggccttgccaCTATGAGTCAAAAGATGAAAAGTGACAAAACCATTagataacaaatattttctaaCTAAATAAAGAATAGTGAAGAATAATATAGTCATACCTCTGCAAggataatttatgaaaaatcgcCCCATAATCTGTGATTTAGACATGGCGCACATTGCTGTAACATAGTATGACTAGggtataaattctatattttttgttcaagcacattcaacttggcttgcattAGGTGTAATGTCTATTATTTCATACGtatcagtgattacttgcaccagagtccacacatactagtggtatgtgcattgcagtgtaataccaaaaacaatattgcatacctgtatgcaaattatatgcaaatgatataccTTTTTGTCTTGTAAACTTTACGAACTAGTTCATCATTTTGGGGGTATTTTTCTCTGCTATGCATCTTTTCAAAAAATCATGAtaaacatctttttttttaaaaatctgtgaGGAAGAATCAGTCATAAAATCTCAGTACGTTGTTGTTCAACTGAGCTTGAGCCTTGTTTTACCTTCAGAGTTCTAACATAAAATATGCCACTGTACTTTTTAATCAAAGAGACACCATTTTTTCTTTTCAGCCTTCTCCTGACAATGGACAAGTACAGTAGTCTGACAGCTGACTATCTTAGTGATAACAAGATACCTGTTGTGGTTGACAACATGGACAACGAGTTTGCTGACAAATATGTAGCAGTACCAGACAGAGTATTTGTCATTGAAAACCATAAGATTGCCTATGTCGGACGCAACATTATGATTCAGTTAGAAGATTCAGATGTGTTACTCACTGATGAACTTCACAATTGGTTGGGAGAACGTTTCCCGATCAATAAACTATAAATCAGAGAAGGTTTCATTCAACAACAGCACTTCACTTATAAGGGTGGTGTCTGTacttaattctgtgtttctcattGTTACACCTTCAAAATGATGGGTTGATCGAccagttaaaaataaacaatttaatgtgtacattttggTCATGCTTTCAATTCctaatcatattttaacagtctaaatgacttagaaatgacaattaatgtcagaaggaaactttgaactaTGTGTTGATAAAATGATAGTTTTTACTCACATACTCACTCATGGGGTTGCCATCTGACAATCAGTGATgtgattatgtaattttttccCCTACTCCTGCTGTAGaggacatcaatttaaaaaaagaaattcacAAGAAATGTTGGGTCGGTCAGGCcatgagaaacacagaattaagtACTGTCACCTTAAAACTTAAGAAGTTTTTCGAGTGATGCATTTGAAGTAGTGGTGTGTGAAGACCTACAAGTACAATTCTAGTGATTTCAGCATCAGATTATTTGTGAATGTAGTGCAatagtttgttatttgtttagtTGTAActgtcaaatcaaatcacaataTAAAAATAGTCTTCTCTCAACTTCAGAAAACCTGTGCAAATTCAGAATACACGCTTAATGTGTAGTTGGAGATGATCAACATAGTCGTGGGGTAATTTTGGAAAATGGGAGGTGCTTTACTGTTGAGAAGTAATTTTCAACAACGTTAGATGCTTTTAGCTGTGGAAAGGAGGTACCTGTATGACTGAGTTAAACTCATAATTTTCTCATTTAGCCACATCTTTTAGATACTAAACATACCCATTGTAAAAGCTGCACAAAACACACAACTTAATTGCGATAATAGACATGTGACTAGCCTACTATAGTCtcacgtaacagccaaaaagaaattgggatgtgtacactacattggattgctatagtctgtaaggtacgccatgacagggcgccctcacccATCGGTCAACGGCTGAatgacatgacgtatcttacagtctaaggcTACTAGTGCACAAGTaaaattaaaggggaacactgATAAGGTAATAGTAATGAATATGTGGAGTAAAAATGCCTTTTTTGCTGTACCATGGTCTTTATGATGTCCTGGTGGTCGATGTCTCTTGACAACCATCTTGGACTGATAGTCTTTGTATCATGGTAGGCACTGAATGAATAACATCCACATACTTGTCATTATCTGTACCTGATCAACATCGCTAGATTACAAATAACATTTAAAAACTGAGGGATCTGATTTCAGATGTTACATTGTGGACTGATAGATTAGAAATTTTAAGATCACACTTTGAATGTTTTTAGttatcaaaaataaaagttttctTGCTCTTCGTCACATTAAAGAATaattacattttcaataaaGACATCACAAAAAACAATGCAACTCTGTCTTCTAATGATTGTTTAGCCACGGTTACCAAGCCTACCCACTGTTGGCTGATTTCGTGCCTTGCAGAAGTCATTTGTGCATGGAGGAACATGGCTGCTGTTGAGATCTGTGATAGGTGCTGATTGGACAAAATGATTCCACTCTCTGTGTATACtctaaacctagatattttcactactacaaatttttgcaattttagaGTCTTCAGCAAGTTGTCAAAGAGTAATTTTTACTACTTACCAGACTgctacattgtgttcatgtgcaaGAAGGCATTATAGTCagtacttatttttgtgtttttgttttccagtgaaattagcgaaaataagtctttagcgaacatttccaggtttacagtatttgacagaaatgaaggcatttttttgaaaatcatatTTGTTAACCAAAATACTCTTAGCAACAGTTGCTACCATGTGATTTTGCTACAGAGGTCATAGGTCAGCCATGGTGTGCAGCCATGTTATACTAATCATTGACATTGTAATGCCCCAGATTCACTGCTGGGGGTTGCGGAAGTCAGTCTAGGTAACCGAGGCTAATATTTTTTATAGTTTGTACACTTTTTAAACTTTAATACCACATGTACAGACAAAGACATGAAAATTTGATTGTTCTTTATTGTAAtc
It encodes the following:
- the LOC144446244 gene encoding type I iodothyronine deiodinase-like, producing MADFVKDRQLVMKILRRFQEILHDDKTLKIVDNDMNPYAKNPRTLVKSNKYILDQAQRQTLQEHGINPDSIGMDFMYLIISMVMDCVKLMMSAGPNIMSQDLDIGDPAPDADLVTLKNEKVALRKMCKQRPLVVISSSLSUPPLRAIVHSDGLSTLYQKYKTKADFLFIYLREAHPKEGWRLGSHFSFVAQHKSIDERIAAASLLLTMDKYSSLTADYLSDNKIPVVVDNMDNEFADKYVAVPDRVFVIENHKIAYVGRNIMIQLEDSDVLLTDELHNWLGERFPINKL